In the genome of Roseovarius sp. Pro17, the window CGGGGCAGAACGTTGTTCCAGTGTCAGCACTTTCAACGGGACAACGTTTGAGGCTGCGTTCGATCTAGGTCTGCGGAGGTCGAGCGAATCTACCATTCCAGCTGATCTTTTGAACCTCGCCCGTTTCCAGACGAAAAGGTAGGCGAGTTGGCAGCTGGTTCTGGGCTGATTGCCTACAGCGAGGATCAGCGTATCTACAGGCGGCCGCACCCGGATACTGCGGCCTTGACGGTCGCAGCGGCAACCTCTTGATCGTTCGCATCTGAAAGGCGGAACTGAACTTGTCTTTCGGTGTTGCAGCGACGAGATCAGCCTCGCGCGCGGCGATCCGCCTGCTCAGAAAACCGTGAGTGAATGAAATCAAATAATTGTCGTCTTGAATATTTCATATTGTGAAGCATATGACGTCTGAACCTCTCGGTGAATGGATCAGGTCATGACAGTTGTGGACGATATTGATTTTACGCGTGGCGAGGTGATGCTGAGCATCGCCATCCTTTATTGGTCTCTTCACGACAAGCTCGATTGCTCCGGCCCCGACCTGTCCAAGCAGGAGCGTCTGTTCCTGATGCGATTGTCCAGGCCACGCCGGATGGGAGATCTTGCGCGGATCATGCATACACTGCCCTCGACGCTGACGGTGCTGGCGGACGGGCTGGAAGAAAAAGGGCTGGTGGCGCGCAATCGTGATCCAGATGATCGCCGTGCCTGGCTGCTTGAGTTGACTGAAAAAGGTCGCACCGCGCGGCGTGATCTGCTCGACCGGATAGAGATTGCCTTGCGAGACGCAACTGGCCTGCCGGAGGCCGACCTCAAGGTGTTCGGTGCGTTAATGCTTCGGATTCGTGACCACATCATGACCGGTGGCCTGCCAAAAGGATTGCCGTTTTGACCCGTCTAGCTGCGTGTGCGCTGCTTCTTGCAGTTTCAATCTCTCCGCTAACAGCATCGGCTACGGAGCCGGCGGCCCGGCCGGTCAAGGTGGTGACGGTAGGTCGATCGGAGGTCGGACTGACCCGCGAATTTTATGGCCAAGTGGTCGCGCGCCAGACGGTAGATCTGGCCTTTCAAACCGGCGGTCAACTGATCGAATTCCCGCTGGTGGAGGGGCAGACTGTACCAGCCGGGGCATTGGTCGCACGGCTCGACCCCGAGCCTTTTGAGCTAGCGCTTGAACAGGCACGCCTGCGCCAAGCGCAAGCCGCGCGCGATCTTGACCGGCTGTCACGCCTCAGCAGTGCGTCGGTCAGTCAGGCCGCACAGGACGATGCGCGCACCGCAGAAGGACTGGCGTCAGTTGCCCTGAGAGAGGCAGAGCGCGAGCTGTCACAGGCCACGTTAACGGCACCTTTTGAGGCGCTGGTGGCCGAGCGGCTGGTTGCCAATTTTACTACGGCCGCACCGGGAACCCCGGTTGCACGGCTGCATGACATGTCGGAATTGCGCATCGAAGTTGAAGTGCCCGAGATCCTCTTTCAGCGCGCTGGCCGGGACCCGAATGTCGAAATCCATGCAAGATTTCCCGGCAACCCCACGACATATCCGCTTGAGATCCGCGAATTCACCTCGGATGCCAGCCTTGTCGGTCAGACGTTCAAGTTCACCTTGGCCTTCGATGCCGACGCCGCGCCCAACGTATTGCCCGGCTCTTCCGTCACGGTCTCGGCAAGGCAGCTGGACAGCGTAGGTGGGCTGGCGGTGCCCGCCTCGGCGCTGGTGCCCGCGCCGGATGGAACGGTATCGGTCATGGTTTACGAAGAGACGGATACAGATGCCCGTGTGAGCACGCGGTCCGTCGAACTTGATGTCGCCGACGATGGCAGTTTTCTGGTGACGGACGGCCTGACACCGGGCGAACAGATCGTTGCCGCAGGCGCGAGCGCGCTGGTTGATGGCCAGGTGGTGCGCCGCTTTACCGGCTTTCCGAAGTAAGGAACCCGACAGATGAACATCGCACGCGCTTCGATCGAGAAGCCGATCCTGACTTGGATTCTGATCCTCGGCTGTCTGTTCGGGGGTCTTTGGGGGTTTTCCTCTCTGGGCCGTCTGGAGGATCCGGCATTTACCATCAAGCAGGCTGTGATCGTCACCGCCTATCCCGGCGCGTCGGCCGAACAGGTTGCGCGTGAGGTGTCGGAGCCGCTTGAATCTGCGATCCAGCAGATGGGCGAAATCGACACAATTACATCGGTGAACCAGCCGGGCCGGTCCATGATCGAGGTCGAGGTGAAATCGACCTATGATGGCAACAAGCTGCCTGAAATCTGGACGAAATTACGCGCCAAGATTCGCGATGCCGTGAATGATCTGCCACCAGGTGTCGGTGCCCCGCGGGTCAATGACGGCTTTGGTGATGTATTCGGCCTTTACTACGCTGTCACTGCGCTGGGCTATTCGGATTCCGAGATCCACCGCCTAGCCACATGGCTCCGGCGCGAGCTTCTTGCAGTCGAGGGTGTGGCGGATGTCGACCTGGCAGGGCTTCCCGAAGAAGCGATATTTGTCGAGCCCGAGCTGGCGATCTCAGTCGCAAAAAATGTGCCGCCGCAGGCCGTCGTGAACGCGCTGGCATCGGCAAACTCCGAATCCCCAGCAGGCTCGGTCCAAGGCGCTGGTCGGCGCACGCTTATCGAAGGGCCAAAGGGGTCGGACAGTGTTTCCGAGATTTCCGGCCTTTCAATTGGGGTCGCTGGCGATCTTTTGAATCTCTATGACGTCGCGCAAGTGCATCGCGGCCGGGTCGAGCAGCCCTCGCTAATTCTGCGCCATGACGGGGCGGAGGCGTTCAGCTTTGGTGTCGCGGGACTTGCCTCCGAAAATATCGTCGAGGTTGGGCAACGCGTCGATGCACGGCTGGCCGAGCTGTTTACCGAAATCCCCCACGGCGTCGAACTGAGCCCGATCTATCAGCAGCACGTCGTGGTCGAAGAGGCCTCGAACGCCTTTCTGGTGAACCTCGCCATGTCTGTCGGCATCGTCGTCGCGGTTCTGGCGCTGTTCATGGGTTGGCGCGCCTCGGTCGTCGTTGGCGCCACGCTGCTGCTGACTGTGGTTGGCACATTGTTTTTCATGGCGGTCTTCGCCATTGAGATGGAGCGCATCTCGCTCGGGGCGCTGATCATCGCTATGGGGATGCTGGTGGACAACGCGATTGTGGTTGCCGAGGGCATGCAAATCGCAATGCGG includes:
- a CDS encoding MarR family winged helix-turn-helix transcriptional regulator, with amino-acid sequence MTVVDDIDFTRGEVMLSIAILYWSLHDKLDCSGPDLSKQERLFLMRLSRPRRMGDLARIMHTLPSTLTVLADGLEEKGLVARNRDPDDRRAWLLELTEKGRTARRDLLDRIEIALRDATGLPEADLKVFGALMLRIRDHIMTGGLPKGLPF
- a CDS encoding efflux RND transporter periplasmic adaptor subunit, giving the protein MTVGRSEVGLTREFYGQVVARQTVDLAFQTGGQLIEFPLVEGQTVPAGALVARLDPEPFELALEQARLRQAQAARDLDRLSRLSSASVSQAAQDDARTAEGLASVALREAERELSQATLTAPFEALVAERLVANFTTAAPGTPVARLHDMSELRIEVEVPEILFQRAGRDPNVEIHARFPGNPTTYPLEIREFTSDASLVGQTFKFTLAFDADAAPNVLPGSSVTVSARQLDSVGGLAVPASALVPAPDGTVSVMVYEETDTDARVSTRSVELDVADDGSFLVTDGLTPGEQIVAAGASALVDGQVVRRFTGFPK